One region of Oryza sativa Japonica Group chromosome 5, ASM3414082v1 genomic DNA includes:
- the LOC4339220 gene encoding probable serine/threonine-protein kinase PBL7: MGLLSSASRSCCCCSWVRGGCASCCSWIRGFCGGGGGATTSAQDTAASDAKKRKKRKWVVRGVFGKAAREAEEPLTLETMKKRKSAATSPELEKNKWGTKKNWKKKKGKTQPTGLASLVKEISLENSTRNRAAAGEILRIGNHNIPSRVFTFRQLADATGSFSPENLLGEGGFGRVYKGFIPDTKEVIAVKQLDKDGLQGNREFLVEVLMLSLLHHPNLVTLLGYSTECDQRILVYEYMPLGSLQDHLLDLTPNSSPLSWHTRMKIAVGAARGMEYLHEIANPPVIYRDLKASNILLDGGFNAKLSDFGLAKLGPVGDKSHVTTRVMGTYGYCAPEYAMTGKLTKMSDIYSFGVVLLEIITGRRAIDTTKPTREQILVHWAAPLFRDKKKFVKMADPLLDMKFPLKGLYQALAISSMCLQEEASSRPLISDVVTALTFLADPNYDPPDDVEPLPIKAPNLDRESSQKEAEGGDNDSDEGGEEQV, translated from the exons ATGGGGCTGCTGAGCTCGGCGAGCAggtcgtgctgctgctgctcctgggTGCGCGGCGGCTGCGCCAGCTGCTGCTCGTGGATCCGCGgcttctgcggcggcggcgggggggcgacgacgtcggcgcaggacacggcggcgtcggacgcgaagaagaggaagaagcggAAGTGGGTGGTGCGCGGCGTCTTCGGCAAGGCCgcgcgggaggcggaggagccgctGACGCTGGAGAcgatgaagaagaggaagagcgcCGCGACGAGCCCGGAGCTGGAGAAGAACAAGTGGGGGACCAAGAAGaattggaagaagaagaagggcaaGACCCAACCGACCGGCTTGGCCAGCCTCGTCAAGGAGATCTCCCTCGAGA ATAGTACCAGGAACAGGGCAGCGGCAGGAGAGATACTACGGATCGGCAACCACAACATTCCAAGCAGAGTATTCACGTTCCGTCAGCTGGCCGATGCAACCGGCTCTTTCAGCCCGGAAAACCTGCTTGGTGAAGGTGGATTCGGGAGAGTCTACAAAGGATTCATCCCAGACACCAAGGAA GTCATAGCGGTTAAGCAGCTGGACAAGGATGGATTGCAGGGGAACCGCGAGTTCCTCGTCGAGGTGCTGATGCTTAGCCTTCTCCATCACCCCAACCTCGTCACCTTGCTCGGTTACAGCACCGAGTGCGACCAGAGAATCCTGGTCTACGAGTACATGCCACTCGGTTCATTGCAAGATCATCTCCTAG ATCTGACACCGAACTCGTCGCCGCTGTCATGGCACACGCGGATGAAGATCGCGGTGGGCGCGGCGAGAGGGATGGAGTACCTGCACGAGATAGCCAACCCGCCGGTGATCTACCGGGATCTCAAGGCGtccaacatcctcctcgacggCGGGTTCAACGCGAAGCTGTCGGATTTCGGGCTGGCGAAGCTGGGCCCCGTCGGCGACAAGAGCCACGTCACCACCAGGGTGATGGGCACGTACGGCTACTGCGCCCCCGAGTACGCCATGACCGGCAAGCTCACCAAGATGTCCGACATCTACAGCTtcggcgtcgtcctcctcgagATCATCACCGGCCGCCGAGCCATCGACACCACCAAGCCCACTCGCGAGCAGATTCTTGTTCACTGG GCAGCGCCACTGTTCAGGGACAAGAAGAAGTTCGTGAAGATGGCTGATCCACTGCTGGACATGAAGTTCCCACTGAAAGGGCTGTACCAGGCACTGGCAATCTCATCGATGTGCTTGCAAGAAGAGGCGAGCAGCCGGCCTCTGATCAGCGACGTGGTGACGGCGCTCACGTTTCTAGCTGACCCAAACTATGATCCTCCTGATGACGTTGAGCCTCTGCCGATCAAAGCCCCGAATTTAGACAGAGAGAGTAGCCAGAAAGAAGCTGAAGGAGGTGACAACGACAGCGACGAGGGTGGTGAAGAGCAGGTTTAG